The proteins below come from a single Papaver somniferum cultivar HN1 chromosome 11, ASM357369v1, whole genome shotgun sequence genomic window:
- the LOC113320359 gene encoding F-box protein CPR1-like isoform X1, with translation MQTVSTFCYGIAYGFGYDGGIDDYKLVAISDSSIEVYTMRSNSWSRIQCTVKYSFYVGKRSRGVFLNGGLHWLGRIGTRNTSSEAIFCFDLSNEIMVVIPLPENIIPPVGFLGQVYKNLGVWGDSICVAFFYDRFRLDVWVMQEYGVRKSWIKLFTTTRLPGSKRMPFWKPLLCFDNGKILVDYGLEQLVLLDTTSEALKPVVVRDITMGDNRESYVETIASLGSSTYLERRITNGTVRNPKRRLLRGGRHQLDLQREDGYFIVAWKYGQGSTLGNNGGLSKK, from the exons ATGCAAACAGTGAGTACATTTTGTTACGGCATAGCCtatggatttggttatgatgGCGGAATTGATGATTACAAACTAGTAGCAATATCGGATAGTAGTATTGAAGTTTATACTATGAGATCAAATTCATGGAGTAGAATTCAGTGCACCGTCAAATACTCATTTTATGTTGGTAAAAGATCTCGGGGTGTGTTTTTGAATGGTGGTCTTCATTGGTTGGGACGGATTGGCACTCGAAATACCTCGTCAGAAGCTATATTTTGTTTTGATCTTAGCAATGAGATAATGGTGGTTATCCCATTACCTGAAAATATTATCCCCCCTGTGGGTTTCTTGGGACAAGTTTATAAAAATCTGGGAGTGTGGGGAGACAGCATTTGCGTAGCTTTTTTTTATGATCGTTTTAGACTTGATGTGTGGGTGATGCAGGAGTATGGAGTAAGGAAATCTTGGATAAAATTATTTACTACAACCCGACTGCCGGGCTCAAAACGAATGCCATTTTGGAAGCCGCTGTTGTGTTTTGATAACGGGAAAATTCTCGTAGATTATGGTTTGGAGCAACTAGTTTTACTTGATACAACATCTGAAGCACTTAAACCAGTGGTGGTCCGTGATATCACTATGGGTGATAATCGAGAGAGTTATGTGGAGACCATAGCCTCACTTGGCTCGAGTACTTATCTGGAAAGGCGGATTACTAATGGGACCGTGAGGAATCCGAAACGCCGACTATTGAG GGGTGGAAGACATCAACTTGATTTACAAAGAGAAGACGGCTATTTCATTGTTGCTTGGAAATATGGCCAAGGGTCTACTTTGGGCAACAACGGAGGACTTAGCAAGAAATAG
- the LOC113320359 gene encoding F-box protein CPR1-like isoform X2 gives MQTVSTFCYGIAYGFGYDGGIDDYKLVAISDSSIEVYTMRSNSWSRIQCTVKYSFYVGKRSRGVFLNGGLHWLGRIGTRNTSSEAIFCFDLSNEIMVVIPLPENIIPPVGFLGQVYKNLGVWGDSICVAFFYDRFRLDVWVMQEYGVRKSWIKLFTTTRLPGSKRMPFWKPLLCFDNGKILVDYGLEQLVLLDTTSEALKPVVVRDITMGDNRESYVETIASLGSSTYLERRITNGTVRNPKRRLLR, from the exons ATGCAAACAGTGAGTACATTTTGTTACGGCATAGCCtatggatttggttatgatgGCGGAATTGATGATTACAAACTAGTAGCAATATCGGATAGTAGTATTGAAGTTTATACTATGAGATCAAATTCATGGAGTAGAATTCAGTGCACCGTCAAATACTCATTTTATGTTGGTAAAAGATCTCGGGGTGTGTTTTTGAATGGTGGTCTTCATTGGTTGGGACGGATTGGCACTCGAAATACCTCGTCAGAAGCTATATTTTGTTTTGATCTTAGCAATGAGATAATGGTGGTTATCCCATTACCTGAAAATATTATCCCCCCTGTGGGTTTCTTGGGACAAGTTTATAAAAATCTGGGAGTGTGGGGAGACAGCATTTGCGTAGCTTTTTTTTATGATCGTTTTAGACTTGATGTGTGGGTGATGCAGGAGTATGGAGTAAGGAAATCTTGGATAAAATTATTTACTACAACCCGACTGCCGGGCTCAAAACGAATGCCATTTTGGAAGCCGCTGTTGTGTTTTGATAACGGGAAAATTCTCGTAGATTATGGTTTGGAGCAACTAGTTTTACTTGATACAACATCTGAAGCACTTAAACCAGTGGTGGTCCGTGATATCACTATGGGTGATAATCGAGAGAGTTATGTGGAGACCATAGCCTCACTTGGCTCGAGTACTTATCTGGAAAGGCGGATTACTAATGGGACCGTGAGGAATCCGAAACGCCGACTATTGAG ATGA
- the LOC113323098 gene encoding F-box/kelch-repeat protein At3g23880-like: MSISSRTRSKLNQRESISLFLNLPEGVHDEIFLKLPAKSILVSWCVCKLFCNLLSKPNFIKNHSNRTNQSKTSNPKLLFTQIQSSGGKPPLIYSMPIDYSSIPSAPPSDGALLINYPFEFLGSCNGLICLRIFSIDRANFHKEFISATKFCILNPLTREFKEFKRPEESYSNVSVSYGFGYDSNIDDYKLVMISDCEKGACCKIDVYTVKSDSWSSIQGTVKFSCLSGEGYNGVFFNGCLHWFGSIGSHETSSEVIFSFDISNEIVVNMPLPKDIMLPTDYTGEVTKNVGVWGDCIGLAIFWDPVRIDVWVMQEYGVKESWIRKYTTTRLPARLQLQEIPFWKPQWCFNNGEILVDCGRQILLYEPKTGRVTLVVIRDITMGRSRESYVESIVSLGSGTYLEKPITDGVMKNSQ, from the coding sequence ATGAGCATTTCATCTCGTACCAGATCCAAACTTAATCAAAGAGAATCCATATCTCTGTTCTTAAATCTTCCCGAAGGGGTTCACGATGAGATCTTTCTGAAGTTACCAGCGAAATCCATCTTGGTATCTTGGTGTGTCTGTAAGCTTTTTTGTAATCTACTTTCTAAACCTAATTTCATCAAAAATCATAGCAATCGCACTAATCAAAGCAAAACCAGCAACCCTAAGCTCTTGTTTACTCAAATTCAGTCTTCGGGAGGTAAGCCCCCTCTGATTTACTCTATGCCTATAGATTATTCTTCAATTCCATCAGCACCACCATCAGATGGAGCTCTTCTGATAAACTACCCATTTGAATTTTTGGGTTCATGTAATGGCTTGATTTGCTTAAGAATATTTAGTATTGATAGAGCTAATTTTCACAAGGAATTTATTTCGGCGACTAAATTCTGTATTCTGAACCCATTGACAAGAGAATTTAAGGAATTTAAAAGGCCTGAAGAGAGTTACAGCAATGTTAGTGTTAGCTATGGATTTGGTTACGATAGCAACATTGATGACTACAAACTAGTGATGATATCAGATTGTGAAAAAGGTGCTTGCTGTAAAATTGATGTTTATACAGTGAAATCAGATTCATGGAGTAGTATTCAGGGCACAGTTAAATTCTCATGTCTCAGTGGTGAAGGATATAATGGTGTGTTTTTCAATGGATGTCTTCATTGGTTTGGAAGTATTGGCAGTCATGAAACGTCCTCTGAAgttatcttctcttttgatatcagCAATGAGATAGTGGTGAATATGCCATTACCTAAAGATATTATGCTGCCTACGGATTACACCGGAGAAGTTACTAAAAATGTGGGAGTGTGGGGAGACTGCATTGGTTTAGCTATTTTCTGGGATCCAGTTAGGATTGATGTGTGGGTGATGCAGGAATATGGAGTGAAGGAATCTTGGATCAGAAAATATACCACAACACGACTGCCGGCGCGCTTGCAGTTGCAAGAAATTCCATTTTGGAAGCCGCAGTGGTGCTTTAACAATGGTGAAATTCTAGTAGATTGTGGCAGGCAAATACTTTTATATGAACCAAAAACTGGAAGAGTTACATTGGTGGTGATCCGTGATATTACTATGGGCAGAAGTCGAGAGAGTTATGTGGAGAGCATAGTCTCACTTGGATCTGGTACATATCTGGAGAAACCGATTACAGATGGGGTCATGAAGAATTCCCAGTGA